In Paenibacillus hexagrammi, the following are encoded in one genomic region:
- a CDS encoding efflux RND transporter permease subunit: MTLLTKWSFGNRAAIIFLVVMALAMGVMSYRSLPMEFLPEADNPQVTITVIGQGYDAKSMESLVTTPIEDAVALVKGKKDMFSTSGDGFTKIDINFESKTNMKDAKTEVQEAIAQVQLPERVSKPFVVQLNTSMIPISQIAIAFQDGLTKENVDTTEKRIVTELQKINGVGSVALYGKTEPIVMIHVDPDNLTLHNLTAQDIINVLQGHHISASIGEKTIAGQTGNIKVSTSIDNIKTLQSLKVTPDLTLKNVSTITLKTSHDSVSRLNGNEVLYAVVTKDSSANAVTVGNDVQKTVDRLNKEVSKVQMDVFYSTSDMVVTSVNSMLREVLMGALFATVVILLFLRNFRATLITIVSIPLSLGITLYLLQLSGVTLNIITLGGVAVAVGRLVDDSIVVIENIYRKLEKQAFSIQMIIEATKEVSTAITSSTITTVAVFLPMGLLKGSLQAFLLPFALTVTYSLLASLIVALTVVPILSSVLLKNNKMKEHEPSKRFSSFLKWNLNHKWVPLLIAIVLFVGSIATYFALPKGALDSSDASYATVSLSYPSDTPNSKVLEEGKRMEAFLLEQPEPKYVLMQNGNSDDAAKWGNVVAPTKVDFTIIMKKDVNATTFLNHVEEQKNHYPEAKLETSGKSAATVFVDISADDVKMDPKILEISANELMEKAKAVEGVVKVTSNQKETKPVFTFKVDPTLANTQEVALKLQTMLNDIPIGQIKLDDQETTVKLAAMLDPENMPDLSHIMIRTNKGLEQVSSLARVEKTDEASSLFHKDGKPYIRVTAEADPAKLSIVGKNVESLLPSLTKYDGVSFTFGGASAQQADDFAEIGMTGLISIGIVYLIMIITFKTFRAPLAIMCSLPLAAIGSVLGLVISRVTPDFTAMFGALMLIGIVVTNAIVLIDRVKQNEEHMTIRDALIEAASIRMRPILMTAVATICAMLPLLFGKSEEGSIVSKSLAVVVIGGLSAATVLTLVIVPVIYELFFFLKSRRQRKAANTEARHSAPVPPTMSV, translated from the coding sequence ATGACTTTACTTACGAAATGGTCATTTGGCAATAGAGCAGCCATTATCTTCTTAGTTGTCATGGCTTTGGCTATGGGCGTCATGAGCTATCGCTCCTTACCCATGGAGTTTTTGCCCGAGGCGGACAATCCTCAAGTTACGATTACGGTTATCGGTCAAGGCTATGACGCCAAATCCATGGAAAGTCTGGTCACAACGCCTATTGAAGATGCTGTAGCCCTGGTCAAAGGGAAGAAGGATATGTTCTCCACTTCTGGAGACGGATTCACCAAGATCGATATTAACTTTGAATCCAAGACGAATATGAAAGATGCCAAGACCGAGGTGCAAGAAGCGATTGCCCAAGTCCAACTTCCTGAACGTGTTTCCAAGCCTTTCGTCGTTCAACTTAATACCTCGATGATCCCGATCTCGCAAATCGCCATCGCTTTTCAAGACGGTTTAACCAAAGAAAATGTAGACACCACTGAAAAAAGAATCGTTACAGAACTCCAAAAAATCAATGGTGTAGGAAGCGTAGCGCTCTACGGCAAAACAGAGCCCATCGTAATGATCCATGTGGATCCCGATAATTTAACACTGCACAATTTGACCGCTCAAGACATCATTAACGTGCTGCAGGGCCATCACATCTCTGCATCGATTGGTGAGAAAACCATCGCCGGTCAGACCGGCAATATCAAGGTAAGTACATCAATCGATAATATAAAGACACTGCAAAGCCTCAAAGTTACGCCAGATCTCACATTGAAGAATGTATCCACTATAACACTTAAAACCTCTCATGATAGTGTAAGCCGTTTGAATGGTAACGAAGTCCTTTATGCAGTTGTGACGAAAGATAGCAGCGCCAACGCCGTCACTGTCGGTAATGATGTCCAAAAAACCGTTGATCGGCTCAATAAAGAAGTTTCCAAAGTACAAATGGATGTATTCTACAGCACCTCTGACATGGTTGTAACTTCGGTGAACAGTATGCTGCGGGAAGTATTGATGGGTGCGTTATTCGCCACAGTCGTTATTCTGCTATTCCTGAGAAACTTCCGAGCTACGCTTATTACAATCGTCTCAATCCCCCTTTCCCTGGGAATTACTCTCTATTTACTCCAACTCTCCGGCGTAACGTTAAACATTATTACGTTAGGCGGAGTGGCGGTGGCCGTAGGTCGTCTCGTCGATGATAGTATCGTCGTTATTGAGAATATTTACCGCAAGCTGGAAAAGCAAGCCTTTTCGATTCAAATGATTATCGAAGCAACCAAAGAGGTATCTACGGCTATCACCTCCTCTACAATTACAACCGTGGCTGTGTTTTTGCCCATGGGGCTGTTAAAGGGCTCCTTGCAGGCGTTCCTGCTGCCATTCGCTCTGACCGTGACGTACTCTTTGCTCGCTTCACTGATTGTCGCTTTAACTGTAGTTCCCATACTTAGCTCCGTCTTGTTGAAAAATAACAAAATGAAGGAACACGAGCCCTCCAAGCGTTTTAGCAGCTTTTTGAAATGGAACCTGAATCATAAATGGGTGCCGCTGCTTATCGCCATTGTACTTTTTGTCGGCTCGATCGCTACTTACTTTGCCCTGCCTAAGGGCGCACTGGATTCATCCGATGCATCTTATGCTACAGTCTCACTCTCCTATCCAAGCGACACACCAAACAGTAAAGTACTTGAAGAAGGCAAGCGAATGGAAGCTTTCTTGCTAGAGCAGCCTGAACCCAAGTATGTGCTTATGCAAAATGGCAACAGCGATGATGCCGCTAAGTGGGGGAATGTCGTAGCACCTACCAAAGTGGATTTCACCATCATTATGAAGAAAGATGTCAACGCGACTACTTTTCTCAATCATGTCGAGGAACAAAAGAACCATTATCCTGAGGCTAAGCTGGAAACAAGCGGCAAAAGCGCTGCGACTGTATTCGTGGATATTTCCGCAGACGACGTAAAAATGGACCCTAAAATACTGGAGATTTCAGCTAACGAGCTTATGGAAAAGGCAAAAGCTGTCGAAGGCGTTGTGAAAGTGACAAGCAACCAGAAAGAAACGAAGCCTGTATTCACCTTTAAGGTGGACCCCACTCTGGCCAATACCCAAGAAGTAGCCCTGAAGCTGCAAACCATGCTGAATGATATTCCTATTGGGCAGATCAAGCTGGATGACCAAGAAACTACCGTCAAATTAGCCGCAATGCTTGATCCAGAGAATATGCCGGATTTATCACACATCATGATCCGTACGAATAAAGGGCTCGAACAAGTCTCATCGCTTGCACGTGTGGAAAAGACGGATGAAGCCAGTTCCCTGTTCCATAAGGACGGCAAGCCCTACATTCGTGTAACAGCTGAAGCAGACCCTGCGAAGCTATCTATCGTCGGTAAAAACGTGGAGTCGCTACTCCCTTCACTTACTAAATATGACGGCGTCAGCTTCACCTTTGGGGGCGCTTCTGCACAGCAGGCCGATGATTTCGCCGAGATCGGCATGACGGGCCTTATCTCCATCGGAATTGTGTACTTGATCATGATCATAACGTTCAAAACATTCCGCGCGCCGCTTGCTATCATGTGTTCGCTTCCGCTTGCTGCCATTGGTTCTGTACTAGGATTGGTCATCTCTCGAGTTACACCCGATTTCACCGCCATGTTCGGCGCACTCATGCTCATCGGAATCGTCGTCACGAATGCCATCGTGTTGATCGATCGCGTAAAGCAAAACGAGGAGCATATGACTATTCGAGATGCGCTCATTGAAGCAGCCTCGATCCGGATGCGTCCTATCTTGATGACAGCAGTTGCGACCATCTGCGCTATGCTGCCGCTGCTATTCGGCAAATCGGAAGAAGGCAGCATCGTATCAAAAAGTCTTGCTGTCGTCGTTATCGGAGGTCTAAGCGCAGCGACAGTGCTGACTTTGGTTATCGTGCCTGTTATCTATGAATTGTTCTTCTTTTTGAAATCTCGCAGACAACGAAAGGCCGCTAATACGGAGGCCAGACACTCTGCACCAGTCCCTCCAACCATGAGTGTCTAA